The proteins below come from a single Methanothrix thermoacetophila PT genomic window:
- a CDS encoding DUF4139 domain-containing protein — MRSWTLLAILLLTVISCANAGDGAKEVVATTTINLPVDSVTIYQDGLVFIKRMGSMDLTEGTHKFVIDIPENADTSSLLFLVTNSSLERIVYDKMPVYTINVTSTARQSFLLSYLVRNGGYWAPNYYMHLLNDSMLLTANALINVDLKEDLKNVQIRLVAMPEREIPIMMRAPAPTAAKAEELSVYDIAAGAPTGELETLFVFVLENRTDLVAGKSIGLPLFEDLAPAWRVYTWDAYYNPDGPANEEIRANNTADHPWPNGNVQVFRDGEYVTTLSMPYTAKGANASLSLGPSADLKLSKKLMDYNITENVVSFGNGTAKVTTENWTYQLEIKSNTDKEIDLEVKDTIPMEAKVIDVSPEPSEMTATLLKWNLSVAPREEMKIRYAYRVVTVETIDR; from the coding sequence ATGAGATCATGGACACTTCTAGCCATACTCCTTCTCACAGTCATATCCTGCGCAAATGCAGGTGATGGCGCGAAGGAGGTCGTGGCCACAACCACGATAAACCTGCCTGTCGACTCTGTGACGATCTATCAGGACGGCCTTGTGTTTATAAAGCGGATGGGCAGCATGGATCTGACAGAGGGCACACATAAGTTCGTTATTGATATTCCAGAGAATGCCGACACCAGCTCTCTTCTGTTCCTTGTCACAAACTCCTCGCTAGAGCGGATCGTATATGATAAGATGCCTGTTTACACCATAAACGTCACATCGACTGCGAGACAGAGCTTTCTGCTAAGTTACCTCGTGAGGAATGGAGGTTACTGGGCTCCGAACTACTACATGCACCTCCTCAATGATTCGATGCTGCTGACCGCTAACGCTCTGATAAACGTCGATCTCAAGGAGGACCTGAAGAACGTCCAGATCAGGCTCGTGGCGATGCCGGAAAGGGAGATTCCGATTATGATGAGAGCCCCAGCACCGACCGCTGCCAAAGCTGAGGAGCTCTCCGTGTATGATATCGCAGCAGGCGCTCCGACAGGCGAGCTCGAGACGCTCTTCGTGTTCGTTCTCGAGAACAGAACGGATCTTGTTGCCGGAAAATCGATAGGGTTGCCGTTATTCGAGGATCTCGCACCGGCCTGGCGTGTATACACATGGGATGCATATTACAATCCCGACGGCCCTGCCAACGAGGAGATTAGGGCGAACAATACAGCTGATCATCCATGGCCCAACGGAAACGTGCAGGTGTTCAGGGATGGGGAGTATGTGACCACTCTGAGCATGCCCTACACTGCGAAAGGAGCCAATGCGTCTCTGAGCCTGGGGCCATCCGCTGATCTCAAGCTATCGAAGAAGCTCATGGACTACAACATCACCGAAAACGTCGTCTCGTTCGGGAACGGCACGGCAAAGGTGACCACGGAGAACTGGACATATCAGCTGGAGATCAAATCCAATACTGATAAGGAGATCGATCTGGAGGTTAAAGATACCATACCGATGGAGGCGAAGGTGATCGATGTCTCTCCTGAGCCATCGGAGATGACGGCAACTCTCCTCAAGTGGAACCTGAGCGTCGCACCGAGAGAGGAGATGAAAATAAGATACGCATACAGAGTTGTGACCGTGGAGACCATCGACAGGTGA
- a CDS encoding ABC transporter ATP-binding protein, which produces MSLLEVRSVSKVFDVDGKTIEVLREISMSVDEGEFICFIGPSGCGKTTLLRIIAGLEFPSSGSVLLDGTPIKGPGPERGMVFQEYSLFPWRTVLDNVAFGPEIQGVPKEERYRIAREYLKMVGLERFESRYPHELSGGMKQRVAIARALVNNPKALLMDEPFGALDAQTRNVMQSELLRIWERERKTIIFVTHSVDEAIYLGDKIIVFSARPGRVKEVIGIDLPRPRKRTSLEVNMIRDKILQDLKTEIKI; this is translated from the coding sequence ATGTCCCTGCTGGAGGTCAGATCGGTATCAAAGGTCTTCGATGTCGATGGAAAGACCATAGAAGTGCTTCGAGAGATAAGCATGTCCGTGGATGAGGGCGAGTTCATATGCTTCATCGGGCCATCTGGATGTGGCAAGACAACGCTGCTCAGGATAATTGCAGGTCTCGAGTTCCCGTCGTCTGGAAGTGTGTTGCTTGATGGCACCCCCATAAAAGGCCCCGGTCCTGAGAGGGGCATGGTCTTCCAGGAGTACTCTCTATTTCCATGGCGTACTGTTCTGGACAACGTCGCGTTCGGCCCCGAGATTCAAGGGGTTCCGAAGGAAGAGCGGTACAGGATCGCAAGGGAGTACCTAAAGATGGTCGGGCTGGAGCGGTTTGAGAGCAGGTACCCGCATGAGCTCTCCGGAGGGATGAAGCAGAGGGTCGCGATTGCAAGAGCTCTCGTTAACAATCCAAAAGCACTGCTCATGGATGAGCCGTTCGGAGCGCTGGATGCACAGACAAGAAACGTGATGCAGTCAGAGCTCCTCAGGATATGGGAGCGGGAGAGAAAGACGATCATATTCGTCACGCACAGCGTCGATGAGGCGATATACCTGGGAGACAAAATCATCGTCTTCTCCGCCAGGCCGGGCAGGGTGAAGGAGGTCATAGGCATAGATCTTCCCAGGCCGAGGAAGAGGACGAGTCTTGAGGTCAACATGATCAGGGACAAGATACTCCAGGACCTCAAGACCGAGATCAAGATCTGA
- a CDS encoding NAD(P)-dependent glycerol-1-phosphate dehydrogenase — protein MLRMRTRSASWMELPRRVVAGAGALANIGDVCVDLRLSGRALVITGPQTRSVAGDNLAASLTDCGFEADVVITRDPRPAEVDRVKSFALDYKADFLIGAGGGRSIDIAKLAAYHLDIPYLSVPTAASHDGIASAMASLNMDGETKSIPTRAPLAIIADTGIISKAPPRLMSAGCGDIISNYTAILDWRLAKRLKCEDYSEYAAALSSMTAKMVVDMAPSIKPGHEPSAKVVVQALISSGVAMSIAGSSRPASGSEHMFAHALNRIAPGRGLHGELCGIGTIIMMYLHGGDWRMIREALKVLGAPASAHELNIPEDVVVEALTQAHKIRPERYTILGNGLTEAAARAAAETTKVI, from the coding sequence ATGTTGAGAATGAGAACCAGAAGTGCAAGCTGGATGGAGCTCCCCAGAAGGGTCGTCGCAGGGGCTGGAGCTCTGGCGAATATCGGAGATGTCTGTGTGGATCTTCGCCTCTCCGGCAGGGCGCTTGTCATAACCGGCCCACAGACCCGATCCGTGGCTGGAGACAACCTGGCAGCATCTCTCACAGATTGCGGCTTTGAGGCAGATGTCGTGATCACAAGGGACCCCAGGCCAGCAGAGGTCGATCGCGTGAAATCATTCGCTCTTGACTACAAGGCGGATTTCCTGATAGGTGCTGGCGGCGGGAGATCGATAGACATAGCAAAGCTCGCCGCATACCATCTCGACATACCCTACCTCAGTGTTCCAACGGCCGCATCTCATGATGGGATAGCCTCAGCGATGGCATCGCTCAACATGGACGGCGAGACAAAGTCCATTCCAACCCGTGCGCCTCTGGCGATCATAGCCGACACGGGGATTATATCAAAAGCCCCTCCGAGGCTGATGTCAGCAGGATGTGGGGATATAATATCCAACTATACCGCGATCCTGGACTGGAGGCTCGCGAAGAGGCTCAAGTGTGAGGATTACAGCGAGTATGCAGCCGCGCTCTCGAGCATGACCGCCAAGATGGTAGTCGATATGGCTCCGAGCATCAAGCCAGGCCACGAGCCCTCGGCGAAGGTGGTGGTCCAGGCGCTGATATCCAGCGGCGTCGCAATGAGCATAGCAGGATCATCCAGACCTGCAAGCGGCTCGGAGCACATGTTCGCGCATGCCCTGAATAGAATCGCCCCTGGCCGCGGGCTCCATGGCGAGCTCTGTGGCATAGGAACGATCATAATGATGTACCTGCACGGCGGTGACTGGAGGATGATTCGCGAGGCCCTCAAGGTGCTGGGCGCGCCCGCATCCGCACACGAGTTGAACATACCTGAGGATGTGGTTGTCGAGGCCCTGACCCAAGCACATAAGATCAGGCCCGAGAGGTACACAATACTCGGAAATGGGCTGACAGAAGCTGCAGCAAGAGCGGCTGCAGAGACAACAAAAGTGATATAA
- a CDS encoding UPF0179 family protein: protein MAEPATQITLIGTKLATIGMEFIFNGPTPECESCKLRNTCMNLEPGRRYRILGIKGELVHECPLHEEGVRAVEVTESPTIAAMDARKSFAGSKIIYEPINCDVTDCRMYDICHPAGLKRGDRCTIVEVVGEAPEECARGYKLKLVELRR, encoded by the coding sequence ATGGCCGAACCGGCAACTCAGATCACCCTGATAGGAACGAAGCTTGCAACAATCGGTATGGAGTTCATATTCAACGGTCCCACGCCGGAGTGCGAGAGCTGCAAGCTGAGAAACACATGCATGAACCTCGAGCCTGGGAGGAGATACAGGATACTCGGAATAAAGGGAGAGCTGGTCCATGAGTGTCCGCTGCACGAAGAGGGGGTGCGTGCCGTCGAGGTTACGGAGAGCCCCACGATCGCGGCTATGGATGCACGCAAATCGTTTGCAGGATCGAAGATAATCTACGAGCCGATCAACTGTGATGTGACTGACTGCAGGATGTATGACATATGCCATCCTGCCGGGCTCAAGAGGGGCGACAGATGCACGATAGTGGAGGTCGTTGGAGAGGCTCCAGAGGAGTGTGCGCGGGGATACAAGCTGAAGCTCGTGGAGCTGAGGCGCTGA
- the cofG gene encoding 7,8-didemethyl-8-hydroxy-5-deazariboflavin synthase subunit CofG has protein sequence MCAGIQAEARGAEALRATFSRNVFIPVTDLCRNACGYCSFRRDPDRARVISRSEAQRLMERAQSAGCSEALFSMGDRPWEVRGDRLELLEYLVELCELALEMGLLPHTNAGILTREELELLAPYNASMGLMLESTAHLKIHERSPGKRPEVRIRTISDAGALRIPFTTGILVGIGESSEDRIRSLEVIAELHRRYGHIQEVIIQPLDPKPGTESEGMHPPAMTDMVKLVSIARRILPLEISIQVPPNLMDPVPLLRAGADDLGGISPVTPDWINPERRWPEIDELRGVVLVERLPVYPRYVKLGWYGSRTKDLIKRLADERGLRRT, from the coding sequence GTGTGCGCGGGGATACAAGCTGAAGCTCGTGGAGCTGAGGCGCTGAGGGCAACATTCTCGAGGAATGTATTCATACCGGTCACCGACCTCTGCAGAAATGCCTGCGGGTACTGCTCTTTCAGGCGTGATCCGGACCGCGCCAGGGTGATATCAAGAAGTGAGGCTCAGAGGTTGATGGAGCGCGCGCAGAGCGCAGGCTGCTCAGAGGCACTCTTCTCGATGGGAGACAGGCCCTGGGAGGTGCGTGGCGACCGGTTGGAACTCCTGGAGTATCTCGTTGAGCTCTGCGAACTCGCCCTGGAGATGGGGCTTCTTCCTCATACCAACGCCGGCATCCTCACGCGCGAGGAGCTGGAGCTTCTCGCCCCATACAACGCATCAATGGGCCTGATGCTTGAGAGCACAGCGCATCTCAAAATCCATGAGAGAAGCCCGGGAAAGAGACCGGAGGTGCGAATAAGAACAATATCAGACGCAGGCGCACTCAGGATACCGTTCACCACTGGCATACTGGTTGGAATAGGCGAAAGCTCTGAGGATAGGATCAGATCGCTTGAGGTTATCGCAGAACTTCACAGAAGGTATGGCCACATCCAGGAGGTCATAATCCAGCCGCTGGATCCCAAGCCCGGGACCGAGTCGGAGGGAATGCATCCTCCTGCCATGACTGATATGGTGAAGCTCGTCTCAATTGCCAGGAGGATCCTGCCGCTGGAGATATCCATTCAGGTGCCCCCAAACCTGATGGATCCAGTTCCGCTGTTGAGAGCCGGAGCGGATGATCTAGGTGGAATAAGCCCCGTGACACCGGACTGGATCAATCCGGAGAGGAGATGGCCTGAGATCGATGAGCTGAGGGGAGTTGTGCTGGTGGAGAGATTGCCGGTTTACCCCAGATACGTGAAGCTCGGCTGGTACGGCAGCAGAACAAAAGATCTCATAAAACGGCTCGCGGATGAGAGAGGGCTGAGAAGGACCTGA
- a CDS encoding nitroreductase/quinone reductase family protein yields MNARIYRLFFRLLNSLFILPAFRTGLGRIVSNPVTGRVMVLILKGRRTGRTRYTPVGYATMNGRIYCYRGGRSRGAWYLNLLAEPRLEIMLPEGRIRGCAEVVTDEEEKFTALRKILKNGGLSGLVYGFNPWTVEEGVLRERMRGVKVVRITPSSPIPRDR; encoded by the coding sequence ATGAACGCGAGGATCTACAGGCTCTTCTTCAGGCTCCTGAACAGCCTTTTCATTCTTCCTGCATTCAGGACTGGCCTCGGGCGCATCGTCTCAAATCCCGTAACTGGCAGGGTCATGGTGCTCATCCTGAAGGGAAGGAGGACTGGAAGAACGCGGTACACGCCTGTGGGTTATGCCACCATGAACGGGAGGATCTACTGCTACCGTGGCGGGAGGTCGCGGGGTGCCTGGTACCTCAACCTCCTGGCAGAGCCCCGTCTTGAGATCATGCTTCCAGAGGGGAGGATCAGAGGGTGTGCAGAGGTGGTCACAGATGAAGAAGAGAAGTTCACAGCGCTGCGAAAGATATTGAAGAACGGTGGACTGAGCGGACTCGTCTACGGCTTCAACCCCTGGACTGTTGAGGAGGGCGTTCTCAGAGAGAGGATGAGGGGAGTAAAGGTCGTTCGCATAACTCCTAGCTCACCGATCCCGCGCGATCGCTGA
- a CDS encoding PINc/VapC family ATPase produces the protein MKDCVVPDTSVVIDGRVSARVKSGALAGRRIVIPEAVVAELEAQANHGREIGIKGLEELRRLSELAKAGKIELEYVGVRPDLDQIKLAGGGEIDAMIRDVALELGASFLTSDTIQYKVAQAMGLDVEYIRPERDEIKKLSIERFFTDDTLSVHLKEDAIPMAKRGAVGAFKLVKLDDKPIREKDLREMAREIIERAKLDPEGYIEIEKNGATVVQLGPMRIAITRPPFSDGLEITAVRPVAKVDLDSYKHADELKARLSEGQRGILIAGPPGSGKSTLAAGIAEYLLKCNYVVKTMESPRDLQVPPEVTQYGPLEGSMEASSEILLLVRPDYTIYDEVRKTQDFVVFADMRLAGVGMIGVVHANKPIDALQRLLGRVELGMIPQVVDTVVFIERGEVTKLLDVEFVVKVPTGMVEADLARPVVVVKDFETGAVEYEMYSYGDQIVVMPVTKPGKKPVWRLASKEIEKELAHHVKGPFEVEMISDSSMVVTVPESQIPRVIGKAGRNIEQIERALGMHIDIRGKREEPDVITPRVEESNRHLILWVGAGAGASAEVFVGSEPVFTATIGRRGDIRIAKSSEIARHVLNRLRRGERVEVRLLEG, from the coding sequence ATGAAAGATTGTGTGGTACCTGATACAAGCGTCGTTATCGACGGCAGAGTTTCGGCCAGGGTCAAGTCAGGCGCGCTCGCCGGCAGGAGAATCGTGATACCGGAGGCGGTTGTCGCAGAGCTCGAGGCTCAGGCGAACCACGGGCGCGAGATAGGGATAAAGGGGCTCGAGGAGCTGAGGCGTCTCTCAGAGCTCGCAAAGGCCGGGAAGATTGAGCTCGAGTACGTGGGTGTTAGGCCTGATCTGGATCAGATCAAGCTCGCTGGCGGCGGCGAGATCGATGCCATGATAAGGGATGTCGCCCTGGAGCTGGGCGCATCGTTTCTTACAAGCGACACAATTCAGTACAAGGTAGCTCAGGCCATGGGACTGGATGTGGAGTACATAAGACCTGAGAGGGATGAGATAAAGAAGCTCAGCATAGAGCGGTTCTTCACAGATGATACGCTTTCAGTTCACCTCAAAGAGGATGCAATTCCGATGGCCAAGCGCGGCGCGGTGGGCGCGTTCAAGCTTGTCAAGCTCGACGACAAGCCCATCAGGGAGAAGGACCTGCGCGAGATGGCCAGGGAGATCATCGAGCGCGCAAAGCTCGATCCCGAGGGGTATATAGAGATAGAGAAGAACGGGGCCACGGTTGTGCAGCTCGGCCCCATGCGCATCGCAATAACCAGACCACCCTTCTCAGATGGTCTTGAGATAACAGCGGTCAGGCCTGTCGCAAAGGTGGATCTCGACTCTTACAAACACGCAGATGAGCTCAAGGCGAGGCTGAGCGAGGGGCAGAGAGGAATTCTGATTGCAGGCCCTCCCGGCTCGGGCAAGTCGACGCTTGCGGCAGGCATAGCCGAGTACCTGCTGAAGTGCAACTACGTCGTCAAGACCATGGAGTCTCCCAGGGACCTCCAGGTACCTCCTGAGGTGACACAGTACGGCCCTCTTGAGGGATCGATGGAGGCCTCATCGGAGATACTGCTTCTGGTCAGGCCTGATTACACTATATACGATGAGGTCAGAAAGACCCAGGACTTCGTGGTCTTCGCCGACATGCGGCTCGCCGGCGTTGGAATGATTGGAGTGGTGCATGCCAACAAGCCGATAGATGCCCTCCAGAGGCTCCTCGGCAGGGTTGAGCTCGGCATGATACCCCAGGTCGTCGATACTGTGGTATTCATAGAGCGCGGCGAGGTCACAAAGCTTCTCGATGTGGAGTTCGTCGTCAAGGTGCCGACCGGCATGGTCGAGGCAGATCTAGCCAGACCTGTTGTGGTCGTGAAGGACTTCGAGACTGGGGCTGTGGAGTACGAGATGTACAGCTACGGCGACCAGATCGTTGTTATGCCAGTGACAAAGCCAGGAAAGAAGCCGGTATGGCGCCTCGCCTCCAAAGAGATTGAGAAGGAGCTGGCACATCATGTAAAGGGCCCTTTCGAGGTCGAGATGATCTCTGACAGCAGCATGGTCGTGACCGTTCCAGAGTCTCAGATCCCGAGGGTAATTGGAAAGGCAGGGCGGAACATAGAGCAGATAGAGCGCGCGCTAGGAATGCACATAGACATCCGCGGGAAAAGGGAGGAACCCGATGTCATAACTCCTAGAGTAGAGGAGAGCAACAGGCATCTCATACTCTGGGTGGGAGCCGGCGCTGGGGCGAGCGCGGAGGTCTTCGTGGGGAGCGAGCCTGTGTTCACAGCTACGATCGGCAGGCGTGGCGACATAAGGATCGCGAAGTCATCGGAGATCGCACGCCACGTGCTGAACAGGCTCAGAAGAGGGGAGCGGGTCGAGGTCAGGCTGTTGGAGGGATAG
- a CDS encoding MBL fold metallo-hydrolase, giving the protein MDIKWFGHSCFQITDSIGRTVVTDPPDESVGYTLPPIRADIVLISHDHFDHNNADAVLGSPIVIKHPGIYKAAGIEVKGVGTYHDDAGGKLRGTNTVFCFTMDDIRVCHLGDLGHVLNDNDARAIGDVDILLIPVGGTFTIDARGALAVIDKLKPNLVIPMHYRTPALAFDLDPVDKFIKAARGRKVLGPEKLLHISREDLDQQKIVLLEYVS; this is encoded by the coding sequence ATGGATATAAAGTGGTTCGGGCATTCCTGCTTTCAGATAACCGATTCTATAGGAAGGACCGTGGTGACAGATCCCCCTGATGAAAGCGTCGGCTACACCCTTCCTCCGATCAGAGCGGATATCGTTCTAATAAGCCACGACCATTTCGATCACAACAACGCTGATGCTGTGCTGGGATCGCCTATCGTGATAAAGCATCCTGGAATTTATAAAGCAGCTGGCATCGAGGTGAAGGGCGTTGGGACATACCACGATGATGCAGGAGGTAAATTGCGGGGCACGAACACGGTCTTCTGCTTCACCATGGATGACATCAGGGTGTGCCACCTGGGCGACCTGGGGCATGTGCTCAATGATAACGACGCGAGGGCTATAGGCGATGTGGACATTCTTCTCATACCCGTTGGCGGGACATTCACAATAGACGCGCGCGGTGCTCTGGCCGTAATAGACAAACTCAAGCCGAATCTGGTGATTCCTATGCACTACAGGACGCCGGCTCTGGCATTTGATCTCGATCCCGTGGACAAGTTCATAAAGGCTGCCAGGGGGAGGAAGGTTCTCGGGCCTGAGAAGCTTCTTCATATATCGAGAGAGGATCTCGATCAGCAGAAGATAGTGCTCCTGGAGTACGTCTCGTAA
- the guaA gene encoding glutamine-hydrolyzing GMP synthase has translation MDVQRFIDNAIDEIRREVKGKAIIALSGGVDSSVCAVLAHRALGENLVPVYVDSGLMRRFESERIVELFSHLNLMKVDASERFLNALRGVTDPEQKRKIIGETFIRVFEEVASEVGAEYLIQGTIYPDRIESEGGIKSHHNVGGLPLHIEFKGIIEPMRDLYKDEVREVARALGLPMEISERMPYPGPGLAVRIVGEITREKLEVVRTANAIVEEEISSFKPWQAFAAVIGKATGVKGDNRVYGWVVAVRAVTSRDAMTADVLELPWGALRRISSRITGEIPGVSRVVYDITPKPPGTIEFE, from the coding sequence ATGGATGTTCAGCGCTTTATCGACAACGCGATAGATGAGATCCGGCGTGAGGTGAAGGGCAAGGCGATAATAGCTCTCTCAGGCGGCGTCGACAGCTCTGTCTGCGCTGTTCTTGCGCACAGGGCTCTCGGAGAGAATCTTGTACCGGTCTACGTCGACAGCGGTCTCATGAGGCGCTTCGAGTCGGAGAGGATCGTGGAGCTATTCAGCCATCTCAATCTCATGAAAGTGGATGCATCAGAGAGATTCCTGAACGCGTTGAGGGGAGTGACAGATCCAGAGCAGAAGAGGAAGATCATCGGCGAGACGTTTATCAGGGTTTTCGAGGAGGTTGCATCCGAAGTCGGCGCAGAGTATCTGATCCAGGGCACGATCTATCCTGACAGGATCGAGTCCGAGGGAGGGATAAAGTCGCATCACAACGTCGGCGGGCTGCCGCTGCACATCGAGTTCAAGGGGATAATAGAGCCGATGCGTGATCTCTATAAAGATGAGGTCAGGGAGGTCGCAAGGGCGCTTGGCTTGCCGATGGAGATAAGCGAGAGGATGCCGTATCCGGGCCCCGGTCTCGCAGTGCGAATCGTGGGCGAGATAACAAGAGAGAAGCTGGAGGTCGTGCGCACCGCGAACGCGATAGTCGAGGAGGAGATATCGTCATTCAAACCATGGCAGGCGTTCGCTGCTGTAATCGGAAAGGCCACCGGCGTAAAGGGCGATAACAGGGTCTATGGCTGGGTAGTCGCAGTGAGGGCTGTGACATCCAGGGATGCGATGACGGCGGATGTCCTCGAGCTCCCATGGGGTGCATTGAGGCGGATATCCTCAAGGATAACAGGCGAGATACCCGGCGTCTCCAGGGTTGTGTACGACATCACCCCGAAACCGCCAGGCACGATAGAGTTCGAGTGA
- a CDS encoding mechanosensitive ion channel family protein: protein MDPIALITDLVIICVILIGTQIAAKIADRMLQKYFLSFAERMLKNNILQAEHVEEERTRTFHIIIRRIVVASIYVAGIALVVLQIPQLYRIAIALLAGASLAGLAIGFAAKDALSNLISGVFIAVFQPIRVGDYVTFRNDYGYVEDITLRHTVICIWDKRRIVVPNSVISTEVIVNWSMRDPVSVWTVDFLIQDASNIDRAKSIILEIARSQPHVLKEMEIKVLLVESTKDGNKLRLYFNSLNRDLAFDTGCHILEEAKKAFMRERIS, encoded by the coding sequence GTGGATCCCATAGCGCTCATCACAGACCTTGTGATAATATGTGTGATTCTTATCGGGACACAGATTGCTGCGAAGATCGCAGACAGGATGCTCCAGAAGTACTTTTTGAGCTTCGCGGAGAGGATGCTCAAGAACAACATACTTCAGGCGGAGCATGTCGAGGAGGAGCGGACCAGAACATTTCACATCATAATAAGAAGGATCGTGGTTGCGTCGATCTACGTGGCCGGTATAGCTCTGGTGGTACTCCAGATCCCACAGCTGTACAGGATAGCAATCGCACTGCTCGCCGGCGCCAGCCTGGCCGGCCTGGCGATAGGCTTCGCAGCGAAGGATGCCCTCTCCAACCTCATATCAGGAGTGTTCATAGCAGTCTTTCAGCCGATACGTGTTGGTGATTACGTCACATTCCGCAACGATTACGGATACGTGGAGGACATCACACTGAGACACACTGTCATATGCATATGGGATAAAAGGAGGATCGTTGTCCCTAACAGTGTTATCTCCACAGAGGTCATAGTGAACTGGTCCATGCGGGATCCTGTGTCGGTATGGACGGTCGATTTCCTGATACAGGATGCATCAAATATAGACAGAGCGAAGTCGATAATCCTGGAGATCGCGAGAAGCCAGCCACACGTTCTTAAGGAGATGGAGATCAAGGTTCTTCTTGTGGAGAGCACCAAGGACGGCAACAAGCTCCGTCTCTACTTCAACTCCCTCAACAGGGATCTTGCATTCGACACAGGCTGCCATATACTGGAGGAGGCGAAGAAGGCCTTCATGAGGGAGAGGATAAGCTGA